The Molothrus aeneus isolate 106 chromosome 15, BPBGC_Maene_1.0, whole genome shotgun sequence genome includes a region encoding these proteins:
- the SH3RF2 gene encoding E3 ubiquitin-protein ligase SH3RF2: protein MDDLALLDLLECPVCFEKLDATAKVLPCQHTFCKPCLQRILKSQKELRCPECRTLVLGSIEQLPSNLLLIRLLDGVRCGQSVSRFGSVQRSGVLSSPASIRRVPRGLQLHQHRLATNPRIHMEGVPRARALYSYRGHNPGELRFNKGDTIALLRQLDDNWYLGELNGASGVLPASSVQVIKQPPLPRPLYGLELRGRDKADGKDILTFPKPSAAQQLLQATKGHWSPPPRAASLRPAKAQAAEPAALPKAPEARRKSLRQFSLTTALNTLNRMVHAERPALHISPPVLISSSNPSVPTQSCESTELPCAAPLQVYPTPAALGPPAAIVTLPHLQPHGPAYLCVALHSYAAHGPDELELQKGEGVRVFGKEQDGWLRGMSLVTGRVGLFPSNYVCPLFRKSSLSDSKMPSLYTSWTLSTSSLSSQGSVSESGPRQSRALRPLLLPVPIPCPGRAPAPLRRGRGSTRRNGSLQRPGQAGTPVQITGSLRRPTAAGRAQHFQLYPHSPPGAGTDETAKPNSSYEAAPALLVRAGESRSPSVCSSVILDAKDPSVKSEAAPKPPASAPPSILVKPETSRNSAEKQVKTVRFQNHSPPPPKRHSLQPSPRLARSRTEPGPEGLLPEPRLGPELLVLYSPRLGSSPLHPRRALHPKALSLDLSGQLTFPIKKSYSSISAN from the exons ATGGATGATTTGGCTCTCCTTGACCTGTTGGAGTGTCCCGTGTGCTTTGAGAAGCTCGACGCCACAGCAAAGGTGCTGCCGTGCCAGCACACGTTCTGCAAGCCCTGTCTGCAGAGGATCCTGAAATCGCAGAAGGAGCTGCGGTGCCCCGAGTGCAGGACCCTCGTCCTGGGCAGCATTGAGCAGCTGCCCTCCAACCTGCTCCTCATTCGCCTCCTGGATGGAGTCAGGTGCGGACAAAGCGTCAGCAGGTTTGGCTCGGTGCAGAGGTCGGGGGTCCTGTCGTCCCCCGCCTCCATCAGGAGAGTCCccagggggctgcagctgcaccagcaCCGGCTGGCAACCAATCCCCGGATCCACATGGAGGGG GTGCCCCGAGCCAGGGCTCTGTACTCGTACCGCGGGCACAACCCCGGCGAGCTGCGCTTCAACAAGGGCGACACCATCGCGCTGCTGCGGCAGCTGGACGACAACTGGTACCTGGGCGAGCTGAACGGCGCCAGCGGCGTCCTCCCGGCCAGCTCCGTGCAGGTCATCAAGCAGCCGCCCCTGCCGCGCCCTCTCTACGGCCTGGAGCTGCGGGGCCGGGACAAGGCGGACGGCAAGGACATCCTGACCTTCCCCAAG CCGAGCGcggcccagcagctcctgcaggccacCAAGGGCCACTGgtcccccccgccccgggccgcGTCCCTGCGCCCGGCCAAGGCCCAGGCAGCGGAGCCGGCGGCGCTGCCCAAGGCTCCGGAGGCGCGGAGGAAGAGCTTGCGGCAGTTCTCGCTCACCACGGCCCTCAACACGCTGAACCGCATGGTGCACGCCGAGCGGCCCGCGCTGCACATCAGCCCCCCCGTGCTCATCAGCTCCAGCAACCCCAGCGTGCCCACCCAGAGCTGCGAGAGCACCGAGCTGCCCTGCGCCGCCCCGCTCCAG GTCTACCCCACACCAGCAGCACTTGGGCCCCCGGCAGCCATCGTGACCcttccccacctgcagccccacgGGCCAGCTTACCT GTGCGTGGCTCTCCACTCGTACGCGGCGCACGGACCGGacgagctggagctgcagaagggaGAAGGGGTCCGTGTCTTCGGCAAGGAGCAGGACGGGTGGCTGCGGGGCATGTCCCTGGTCACCGGCAGGGTCGGCCTCTTCCCCAGCAACTACGTCTGCCCCCTCTTCAG GAAATCCAGTCTCTCCGACTCGAAGATGCCTTCCCTGTACACCTCATGGACGCTGTCCACGTCCTCGCTGTCCTCGCAGGGGAGCGTGTCCGAGAGCGGCCCCCGGCAGAGCCGAGCGCTgcggccgctgctgctgcccgtgcccatcccctgccccggccgggctccggccccgcTGCGCCGCGGCCGcggcagcaccaggagga ACGGATCCCTGCAGAGGCCGGGCCAGGCGGGGACCCCCGTGCAGATCACCGGCTCCCTCAGGCGCCCCACGGCTGCGGGGCGAGCTCAGCACTTCCAGCTCTACCCGCACAGCCCCCCCGGCGCTGGCACGGACGAGACAGCGAAGCCAAACTCCTCCTATGAGGCTGCACCGGCGCTGCTGGTCAGGGCAGGGGAGAGCCGAAGCCCCTCCGTGTGCAGCTCGGTGATCCTGGACGCCAAAGACCCCTCGGTGAAGAGCGAGGCCGCTCCAAAGCCGCCGGCGTCGGCCCCGCCGTCCATCCTGGTGAAACCAGAAACCTCCCGCAACAGCGCCGAGAAG CAAGTGAAGACGGTGAGGTTCCAGAACCACAGCCCGCCGCCGCCCAAGCggcacagcctgcagccctCGCCGAGGCTGGCCcgcagcaggacagagcccgGCCCCGAGGGGCTCCTGCCCGAGCCCCGCCTGGGCCccgagctgctggtgctgtacTCGCCGCGCCTGGGCTCCAGCCCCCTGCACCCGCGCCGGGCTCTGCACCCTAAGGCGCTGTCGCTGGACCTCTCGGGGCAGCTGACCTTCCCCATCAAGAAGAGCTACAGCAGCATCTCGGCAAACTGA